A single window of Zea mays cultivar B73 chromosome 10, Zm-B73-REFERENCE-NAM-5.0, whole genome shotgun sequence DNA harbors:
- the LOC100285526 gene encoding WRKY transcription factor WRKY51 yields MAVDLMSCGGGAYEQLAFQEAAAAGLRSLELLASSLSPCGAGRAESPPLGQIADQAVSRFRRVINLLDRTGHARFRRAPAVAAVEPIETETPASQQAAAEPPHQAQNKALTLDFAKSVPPAANKKAPRAPAVSATSTSFLSSVTAGGEGSVSKGCSLAAVSSGKPPLPKRTSPCPAAAPPGAHHAESGAGGCHCSKKKRSRQGLSRRTVRLPAAAATPGSQPPGHVPASSDVPHDEYSWRKYGQKPIKGSPYPRGYYRCSSAKGCPARKHVERAADDPAVLVVTYEGDHRHDGDGDGDGGVGAGAARSRAA; encoded by the coding sequence ATGGCGGTGGACCTCATGTCCTGCGGCGGCGGGGCGTACGAGCAACTGGCGTTCCAGGAGGCAGCCGCGGCGGGGCTCCGCAGCCTGGAGTTGCTCGCTTCCTCGCTCTCCCCGTGCGGCGCGGGGCGGGCGGAGTCGCCGCCGCTCGGGCAGATCGCCGACCAGGCGGTGTCCCGGTTCCGGCGCGTCATCAACCTGCTGGACCGCACGGGGCACGCCCGCttccgccgcgcgcccgccgtcGCCGCGGTGGAGCCCATAGAGACGGAGACGCCAGCGTCACAGCAGGCGGCGGCGGAGCCGCCTCATCAGGCTCAGAACAAAGCCCTGACGCTGGACTTCGCCAAGTCTGTCCCGCCGGCAGCGAACAAGAAGGCCCCGCGGGCGCCGGCCGTGTCCGCGACTTCGACCTCGTTCCTGTCGTCCGTGACCGCGGGCGGCGAAGGGAGCGTGTCCAAGGGGTGCAGCCTCGCCGCCGTGTCCTCGGGCAAGCCGCCTCTCCCGAAGCGCACGTCGCCGTGCCCCGCCGCTgctccgccgggggcgcaccacgCCGAGTCCGGCGCTGGAGGTTGCCACTGCTCGAAGAAGAAGCGCAGCCGGCAGGGCCTGTCCCGGCGCACGGTGCGCCTACCCGCGGCCGCGGCAACGCCGGGGTCGCAGCCGCCCGGCCACGTGCCGGCGTCGTCGGACGTACCCCACGACGAGTACTCGTGGCGCAAGTACGGGCAGAAGCCCATCAAGGGGTCCCCTTACCCGCGCGGCTACTACCGGTGCAGCAGCGCCAAGGGTTGCCCCGCGCGGAAGCACGTGGAGCGCGCCGCCGACGACCCGGCCGTGCTCGTCGTCACCTACGAGGGCGACCACCGccacgacggcgacggcgacggcgacggcggcgtTGGCGCTGGCGCTGCCCGCTCCCGCGCGGCGTGA